One Novosphingobium sp. G106 DNA segment encodes these proteins:
- a CDS encoding gluconate 2-dehydrogenase subunit 3 family protein, producing MLDAVAETIMPRTDTPGARDALVPARFDALMRAWASPQTQSDFQRVLDEIEVAARPVDSKGIAALSAPQQLEIVSAYDRAKMRDPAYNRFKTLILSLYYISEPGATQELRYEHVPGAWEPSIPVTADTRAYAIDVSV from the coding sequence GTGCTCGACGCGGTTGCCGAAACTATCATGCCGCGCACAGATACGCCGGGTGCGCGCGACGCTCTGGTGCCAGCCCGTTTCGATGCACTCATGCGGGCCTGGGCGTCACCGCAAACCCAGTCAGACTTCCAGCGCGTGCTCGACGAGATCGAAGTCGCCGCCCGGCCGGTCGATTCCAAAGGAATTGCAGCCCTGTCGGCACCCCAGCAACTCGAGATCGTCAGCGCCTACGACCGGGCGAAGATGAGGGACCCGGCGTACAATCGGTTCAAGACGCTCATTCTCTCGCTCTATTACATTTCGGAACCGGGAGCGACGCAGGAACTTCGCTACGAACATGTCCCGGGCGCTTGGGAGCCGTCCATTCCCGTGACCGCGGATACCCGCGCCTACGCCATCGATGTCAGCGTTTGA
- a CDS encoding ThuA domain-containing protein: MKLFKRILRWAAILLFLIVLGLVIWIGPITYRAIHGVNVYETVPPRLPDDLRSPAILIFSKTNGFRHEGAIEGANTMFREVARERGWGIYETENGAVFNPQQLARFRVVVFSNASGNMLTPLQWQAFKTYLISGGGFVGIHAAGDGSQRLPWYVDQVIGAQFANHIGWPGIAAATVRIENAADPVTSGLPGEWKRADEWYSFHKSVRDKGYQVLATVDETTYKPRDILMRDIAMGKDHPVVWSHCVGRGRVLYTAMGHEAAAFAEPHYRALLTNAVAWAASEAPCVEGK, translated from the coding sequence ATGAAACTTTTCAAACGTATCCTGCGCTGGGCGGCGATTTTGCTCTTTCTGATCGTGCTTGGGCTGGTGATCTGGATCGGTCCCATAACCTACCGCGCGATTCACGGCGTGAATGTCTATGAGACGGTCCCGCCGAGGTTACCCGACGACCTCAGGTCGCCCGCGATTCTGATCTTCTCGAAGACCAACGGCTTTCGCCACGAAGGCGCGATCGAAGGGGCAAACACGATGTTCCGCGAGGTCGCGCGCGAGCGGGGTTGGGGTATCTACGAGACCGAGAACGGTGCCGTATTCAATCCCCAGCAGCTGGCGCGTTTCCGGGTCGTCGTCTTCAGCAACGCCAGCGGCAACATGCTGACGCCGCTGCAGTGGCAAGCGTTCAAGACCTATCTCATAAGTGGCGGCGGCTTCGTGGGAATCCATGCCGCGGGCGACGGCTCGCAGCGTTTGCCCTGGTACGTCGACCAAGTGATTGGCGCGCAATTCGCCAATCATATCGGCTGGCCCGGTATCGCGGCGGCGACTGTTCGGATTGAGAATGCCGCGGATCCGGTAACTAGCGGATTGCCGGGCGAGTGGAAGCGAGCGGACGAATGGTACTCGTTCCACAAGTCGGTCCGGGACAAAGGGTACCAAGTCCTCGCGACGGTAGATGAAACGACTTACAAGCCCCGCGATATACTTATGAGGGATATTGCCATGGGCAAGGACCACCCTGTGGTCTGGAGCCACTGCGTCGGCCGCGGCCGGGTGCTCTATACCGCCATGGGGCATGAGGCCGCCGCGTTCGCGGAACCGCACTACCGTGCCTTGCTGACCAATGCCGTGGCCTGGGCTGCGAGCGAGGCCCCGTGCGTGGAAGGGAAATGA